aTCAAATTATCCACGGATCAGAAATCCCTCGTGAAGAGCGTCTTACATCTGATAGAGGAGCGTACGGCACCtgaaattgatgatccGCTCGTCTCTGAGGGCGCTGATACAACCAATGATAGATCTAAGGAAGATGGATTAAAACAATCTTTGTCCCCTatatcttcaattcttgcttctggatcttcttcagacGTACAGCACGACTTGTCGGCACTCGTTTTGGTGCTAAGCCTCGAGGACAGCTCTCAACGTACTGCCAATTCCCTTTATAGATATTATTGTTTTTGGAAGGCATCGAAGCTTGGAAAATTAATAGCTCCTCGGGCATTTAGGAAACTGCGGTACTCCATTCTGCCTTCTTCCGAGATCAAGTTAGTAGGCATGGACAACTGGCGGAAGGTTATGTGTTATATGGACTCGCTCTTGGTGTCAATGTTTTACTCTTCCGAttcttttgatttcatACTAGACAGTACAACCGACAGTAATTTGAGTTCCGCATTGCAGATACAGGTCGAAGAATTGAAGGTAATGCTTCGCTTCATTGTCAGCTTGATGCGAGCCGGTGAATATATTCCTGCGGGAATAATAGAGCAACTTTGTTTGGTACTCAACTCTTTGGGATGTGATCTTACGCTAAGTGAGACTCAGCAGGATGCACTGCAGCTATATGAGTTCCTTGCAGAGTCATTGTCGCTTCCTTTACTCACAATGAAGCTCGACATCATTCACTCCGGTAAGCTAAGCATGGACGATGACTTAAGGTTGATTCAAGAGCGTACTTTACTGATCTCTGTGCCTCGTCCGATTTTACAAAAGTCGGCCGGTCACCGTCGAGGGTCCTCTGTTAATTCGAATTCATCTAAGGAGTCTTTCGATGAGGCGTATCATACAATTACTCTTGAAGAGTGTCTCAATGACTATTTCAACAATAGTGTTACTGTTCGTCGTCATCTCGATCGCAAGCGTTTACGATCAATTTCTCGGAACCTGACATCTTCTATTGATGCCAGTGAACTCAATCAGTACGAAAAAATGGGTATTGTGCATACAAAGAAGGGCACTGCTTCTATAGACGAAAATCCTGGCGATGTCGGTGAGACAGTTACAAGGGTTACTTCCCCTGTGACCCCTCATATTTTGACTAACTCAATCAACTTCGGTGGGCAGTTTGCCCTGTCATCTCCTTCGGCACTAGCCGCTGTGTCTCCTACTGCTTCTGCAGAATCAGCAACCCCTTCTGTTGCGGAATCTGCTGCTGTCTCTACTGGAATATCTACTGTGTCTACAAATATCACCACGGGCGACGGGGGTGATAGAGCTTCTCAAGTTGGCTCTATCAACAAGGTTTCTGAACGTATTGAAGCCTCCAGAACAAGGTCCTCAACAATTGTCAGCGTTCTCAATAATGTTCCTCTTGCTGATACTTCACGTCTTACTCGCAGAGCATCTTCGGTCTCAAATTCTGAGGTTACTTTGCCCGCTTGGATGTTTCTACAGCTACTTCCTTACTATACGGATCCTTCTTTTGCCTTGAAGTTCGAAAATCACGAAGAGATATACAGATCACGTAACGCGAGAAGTCGCACTATTGATTCCGCGGACTCTGCTGCTGTATCCGCTGGCAAAGCTGCTGCTatgaattcttcaaatggcGATGATTGTTTTCTCTCAATGTCAGAATTTGATCGTCGGTTTTGTGATAAACGGCCTGTTGTACCCATCTGCCTAAAGCGCTATGCCTGGGATAACCATGGTAGGTCCCATAAGATCCGGCGAAAAGTTCAAGTTCCTGAGGTTATGCGACTCCCATATTTTATTGCACCGGATCGTACTAAACCTGGTTTTGTTGACTTCCGTCGTAACTCTGATAACAAGGCCCCGTGTGGTTCTTTCATGCTAGTTTTAGAAAGTTGTGTCTGTCATAGAGGTGTCTCTGTAGATTCTGGTCATTATGTTTCGCTTACAAGAAAGGCGCCTTTTAATGTTGCAGAGATCAGAGCGAGAAAGTCCGATGAAAGCAGCACATCGAAGGATTGGCTTTTATTCAATGATCTGATGTCTAGCGGTAAAAAGGTTACTGaaatttctttctctgatGCAATGGCATCGGAGGATCCGTACATCCTTTTTTATAAAATCGTtgagattgatgaggaCTCCGATGATGTCTCCTCACTGGGTACTGCTAGAGGTGATCAAGATAAATATGGGTCCACATTGGACAAACCTGCAAGATCTGCCTTAGACACTGCCTCTGGGGAACAGAGTCTCACTTCCAGAAACCATTCCACGACGTCACAAAATTCTGAAAAGCCCATTCATTTTGCCGAACGCGATGAAAGGACTGTCGGTGTAGTCccttcgtcttcatcgTTGGTATTTACctcttttcaatcatctcGAACGCCAGATCTCAATGTGACTGACATAGATAAGTTTCTAAAGGGTTTGGCTGCCCCCGCAGTCTCGCGGACGGACCTTCAGGAATTACATATCGATTCCTCGGAATCTACTTCATCTCTGATAAATCGCCGATTTGGTCGTTTTGCCTTGGGTAATAAGTCGCGTTCAAGGTCAATCTCCCGTGAAAATGATATACAGCTTTCGCTGCTTCAGGATATATCTCCCACGGAGCAGTTTTACTTGGATATCTTTTGCATGTACTATTGGTACCAATGTGCTCCTGATGGAAGCTATGTGCCTTCATTAGACTTCTACTCGGATCCTGGCGTGGAGCTTGTTACCAAAGAACAAATTAATCAGGCGATTGCCACTGAGGAGGCCGCCGATGGTGGATTCATGGATCGTCTTAACACCACTTTGcagtctttgaagaagcgtGGATCTATTGCCGGGAGTTCATCGGCAAGTAGTTTGAAAGgtcatcattatcattaccatcatcatcatcatcatccgCATTATTCAAAGCACCACAATCAAGAGAAAGGATTGGATGCTGCTACAGGTGGTGATCGAGGAGGAGTCAAAACTCCTGTTTCAAATATTGCTATTGATACTTCTTCCCCAGCTGCATTGTCTGCTAATGTTTTAACCCCAGTTGCTGATGACTCTTACAGGATTACAACATCGGGCCTAAATTCGTACAATGTGTCATCCACCAGCACCAGTGACCGTTGCAGTTTGTCAGCCAACGATTCATTGGAAGGGCCCTCAGGCCCACTTGCTATTGACCCACTTGCTATAGACCCACTTGCTATAGATCCTACTCTCAGTCCTGAAACCCTTGTTATTTCCTCTCCCACGGAGACGGTGAACAACATCTCCAACCTCGCACCTGGTTCTATCACTTCAGCGGTATCAGCATCATCGATAAGCGTCGCCAGCGATTCTACTGGCTATATGTCGTCTCCTGCTGCATCAAAAGTAAGCTCGAAAGTGTCTTCAGCTAATATGTCGCCAGAGCCTAACTTACCTCCTAGTACATTCACGCGTCAGGTGGGAAGTGATGGAGCTACTGAAGATAAAATGTCAGAGCTGTTGTCGGGTACTTCAATGGCTCCGCCAACGAGTTCTAAAAAGcacaaaaagaaaaagagcaGAAGTAAGCTCAAATCAATGTTTAGAAAGATATTGTCATAATTAGGGTCATCTTTACATTATCGTATATAGAATACGCATATACATAAAATTAGTTATTAGTTGTAGAATTGTTGGATTCTGATTCTTGGTTGACATTAGACTCCTCGGTGCTGCGCTTTCCCAAGTTATTGCCACCTTTATTTATGAACTCCATTTCCATCTCCTTAGTGAATTGGTCCACAAAATCCAAACCAGGGCTGTTGTTGGATGCAAACCAGGTGAATAGAGTTTCTGATGGATCGGTATTTGAAAAATACTCGTCAAAGATTTCCTGGTCGGCATTCGTGAAATCAGAGCTATTAATACGTGCAGCATTGGCTTGTGCCTCCGGGTCCAACGAGATATCAGGGGGCGCGTGCATCTGAAACGGCGAGCTGCTACTTCCTTCAATACCATCGTTAACAGCAGTTCCTAAGGAATGGAAAGCAGACCGTTCTATAGAGGTTGGTGATACATCAGTTGCAGCAGGATGCAATACTTTGCTCCTGTCACTTGATTGAGTGGCCTGAACTGATGCATTCAGTTCAGCATTCTTTACCGTTTGAGCctcttcagcatcttcaCGATGCTGGATCTGGGATTCGTAATCAACTACTAATCGCTCTCTGCTGTCCCGCATCTTCGACTTAAATTGGGAGCAGAGATACATAAGAATGGTTGAGTACCTAGTACATAGGTGCAACTCGTCAGGTGCGGCATCTCGGAGGCAGATAGCAGTCTTTTGAAGCAGACTCACGATCTCTTCTACGGGAATTACCGACAGATGTAAAATGGCCGATTGCTCGCCACCAGCGGCTGCTCCGACTTTGGCTGTGTCGGATCCCGGCTTCGGTGTATTTGTGGTCAATGTCAAATAGCATTTCACAATGAATGACACAGACTTTATAATTCTTGTGACCCACCTAACAGGCATAAACTTTAGCAGTCTTAATCGATGAACGCGCTGTGTCACAGCCAATACTTCCTTGGCAGCCTTGTAGGCCAACTCAACATACCTCGAGTAACGAACAAGTTCGTCCAACCGAAGGTTACGACCTTTTTTCGAGTTTGCCATATTGATAGAAACAGAAGTATCACCACTTAAGGCGAGAGAGTATAGGTAAAGTTTAGTGTAGTAGTAGTCCAAAATCAAGGATTCCCTTTGAATCTGGTTGGCGAGATCTTTACGTGTTTTGGGTGACAGTGCTAGCCAGTCGATCTGGTCTTGAGATTTGGATGACTGGTGGCCAAAATTTACTGCATGAGGTTTGGATGGCTTCAGTAATCTGTGATATTTCTGGTACCAATTCTCCAATATGGGAGATAGAATGTCCAATATGGCCAAATTTTGATATCTGTTCAGACTACCAAACTTAGGGTGATGTCCATACAATGTTCCATAACAGAgtgagaagaattggagcAGCTCAATAGTGGCCTTTTGGATGTTGGTGAATCCCCAATGAGGAGAATTCACGTCTGCCTCCGCTAGAGTCTCTGCTAGCATACTGCGTTTATTAAGACCAATCGCTGCATGAGTCTCAGAAACATGGGTAGCCAAGAAAGTTAGGGGATGGTCTGGCAAAAGAAAGCTGAGTCTGGTAGCGGTACCAATAAGCATGAAAGACATAAGCTCGGACCGTTTCATGGCGCTAAGGCCGGCATATTCTTCATGCTGTGCAGGTTCGTCCTCTGGTGTATTTGCATAGTCACTCCAACGGAAATGAATAGCTCTCGGGTTCCATTCagtaaagagaagaaatgataGAAGGGTACCTATTGATCTGCTGCTACTCTCTCCCCAGACAGTCATACTGAAGAGACGTTGGCAATATATCCAAAGTTGTTCATGCACTTTTAGATGCCGATCTGGAGACTTTGAAGTTGGATATGATTCGCCAGCCTTGGGAGGGTTGATACGagcaaaggaagaaacagTGGCCGAGTCCGCATTCTCGGTATTATCCCCTTCTAAAAATGAATGGTATCTTGCTGCTACAGTTAATATGGCGCACAACAGCATGGGATATCCCGGTAGTACATCAGGATCATGAAGTTCTTTGGGAATATATGGGAAGAAGGGATGCATCGTAGTGAAGAATAGTTTGATGAGCCTTCTTGCCTCAGGTTCGGTCATGATGCCATCAGTACCTATGTATTCGATATCAGAGAGACGGGCAGTTGGAGAAATTCTCATAGAGAGTGTGGATTGGATGGGAGGCATTTCAAGTCTGTCCTCACGAATAGAGGGAAACAAATCACCTGCATGGCCAAAGCTCTCCTTAGGCAGCTCGGTAGCGATCGAATCTGAGCTTGGTTCAGCAGATATCGGAGAATGTTTCGTCAATATAGATGGAGATGCAGGAGTAACGCTTACAGCACTGTTAGATCTGCGTTCTCTCATGTCAGCTTCCAGTTGTTCCACCATGACTTTACCGTCAATTCTATCACGTTGATCTGCATGAGCAATTTTACCAGCAATATGCGCTAGGAATACCATTGTGGCATTGTTTGTTAGTGGTTGATCAGAGTAGAGATGGGAGGAATCGCTAGAAGATGTGCCCACACCATTGGATGATTTATATTGGTTCGCTGATGATGTCTCCTTATCAGTAGCCGCAATTCCAGCCTGTTCCGCGTTAGAGCCTTTTATGGGTGGAACCTGTCTCGTTGATTGCTCTTGCGTCACTACAGATGACTGGGCAGAGGGTGTATCGATGTGCATCCGAGGTGTGTTTATCAGATTGTATCCATATTGGTCATATAGTCCATGTGATCGTGCCAGTATGGGGATCGATGAGACGGTTGTATCAGCAGAAGACGTGGAAGACTTGGAGTTGAGCATTTGAGGTATGGCTTTCTCATTCAAACTGCCGGTCGACCCCATAGGTAGTACATGGGACCCAGCAGGATGAGCATGAGCACCCGGAAGGGTGCTCATACTGAAGCCAGAACCAGGGGCCGGTAACAACTGCCTAGGAGTACTTATTGGCAACCCAGAATGTGTTCCATCGGAATCCATTGATCCAGTCTTGTCCTCTGTATTTGCTCTTTCATCGGCCAGTTTCTTCTTAAGTCGGCCTGCCCTGACGTTCTTGACTCCACCTCTTTTATTTACGACAAAAACACAttcctttctctctcttttgCACCTTGCACATGGAGGACCATGAGGATTGTCAACATCGCCAAGATCGCACTTAACCTTCCTGGTACGACAGTTGAGACATGCCAAATAGTTCCTCTTGAATTTCTGTTTTTTCATAGCTGGTTCGCTATCTGAATGAAATGAATCTGCATTGTCACTGGCACTAGCTATACTGGCGGACATTACAACCAATTTAATGAGAGGGGATATCAATTGAATATGTTTCTGTCTTTTTTCCTGTGGAattcaactttttcttgaagttgTAGGTCAAACGTTCATGTAAACCACCGATGTTATCGATGGAGTCGCGCGCGACCTTCAGCATTTTTTGTCGCGTTGGTGGTGATCCAACGTGTCTACAATagcaaaaataaaaaacTGGGACTTTGGTTTATACTACGCAAAAGGTTATTGACGTATTTATTACCTGTTCTACTTATAATAGCGGCTGAAACAATGAGTAAATGCTGATCAGCTTTATGGTTACAACCAGCCCGGATCACAAGCTCGCTTAGTCACCAGGCGGCTTGATGTAAAAGTCAGTCTAAATAGCAAATTTCTTGGTCCATTCTCTGGCAGTAGCCTCGTATTTAGGACGATCAGTCTTGTAGACATGAGCAATCTCAGGCACCAAGGGATCGTCAGGATTAGCATCAGTCAATAGCGAACaaatagaaagaagcacCTTCGAAATAGTCAAAGCGGGAGACCACTGATCCTTCAAAATATCCAAACAAATGTTACCGTTGGAGTTAATATTAGGGTGGTAGATCTTCGTCTGAAACTGGATCTTAGGTGGCTTAAAAGGATAATCTGTTGGGAAGTGGATCGTCAAGAAAAATACACCTCCTGCATATGGTGAATCTGGTGGTCCCATGATAGATGCTTGCCAATGGTACAGATCGTCTCCAACAGGTCCTGCTGAACATTGCGAAGGTGGATCTCTTCCCAAATCGCTGAGTTCCTTATTAATTCTTTTTAACGACATTTCGCTATAGAAAAAATGTGTCTTATTATATGTGTATTTGTATCTGTCTCTAATTTACTGATAAGAAGTGACAAGCACAAAGACGAAAGAAAATTAATGTGGATCTAAGAGGGCAATGGATACGCTacaaaaaattttattcCGGAAAGAGATTTCCTACACGTAAACTAAAATGGCAGATGGTCTCGAATCCGATGTATTCCTTGTAGGATTATGCAAACATTCGGACAAGGCGAGATTCATATTCTCTAATCGTACTGGACTAAAATGTTTTAATTCAAAATGTGGATTTTTCGAGTTTTCAGTAGACACTTCCAGTTTTGGCAGCTCTTAACGGGTTTTTCCGTTCGGCATGCAGAAAGCAGTGACAAGTTTGGtcatagaaagaaaacagaatGGAAATTTCGAGAAGGTCGATCGACGAGTCAATCATTTATACCAGGAAAAAACGATTGTGCAGATTCAACAGTGACTGACACCTCTCTCTCTGTCGTTTCGAAAAGTGATAATACTCCGAACCTTCTGGTGTTGTGTATTATTTCCCAAATCTGATTTCGGATAATCCTATTATGCGCTCATTATACCGAGTCTAAGTTTTGAGGCTCAACACAATAACAGCATCAGCTAGAAGACGTCGAAAGAATTCTGGTGATGATTGTTCGCTTAGATGACTTGTTTTTCTCGAAATGACGCTCTAATTATGAcatcaaaaaaataaatgtTTTCAAATTATATAGATTGCCGTGCCTGAGGTCACCATACTTATGACCTGTGATGACCCCCTAGATTTCGG
The sequence above is a segment of the Brettanomyces nanus chromosome 4, complete sequence genome. Coding sequences within it:
- a CDS encoding uncharacterized protein (EggNog:ENOG41): MRPPANYTGVLLLDPRDPKKKGIKLSTDQKSLVKSVLHLIEERTAPEIDDPLVSEGADTTNDRSKEDGLKQSLSPISSILASGSSSDVQHDLSALVLVLSLEDSSQRTANSLYRYYCFWKASKLGKLIAPRAFRKLRYSILPSSEIKLVGMDNWRKVMCYMDSLLVSMFYSSDSFDFILDSTTDSNLSSALQIQVEELKVMLRFIVSLMRAGEYIPAGIIEQLCLVLNSLGCDLTLSETQQDALQLYEFLAESLSLPLLTMKLDIIHSGKLSMDDDLRLIQERTLLISVPRPILQKSAGHRRGSSVNSNSSKESFDEAYHTITLEECLNDYFNNSVTVRRHLDRKRLRSISRNLTSSIDASELNQYEKMGIVHTKKGTASIDENPGDVGETVTRVTSPVTPHILTNSINFGGQFALSSPSALAAVSPTASAESATPSVAESAAVSTGISTVSTNITTGDGGDRASQVGSINKVSERIEASRTRSSTIVSVLNNVPLADTSRLTRRASSVSNSEVTLPAWMFLQLLPYYTDPSFALKFENHEEIYRSRNARSRTIDSADSAAVSAGKAAAMNSSNGDDCFLSMSEFDRRFCDKRPVVPICLKRYAWDNHGRSHKIRRKVQVPEVMRLPYFIAPDRTKPGFVDFRRNSDNKAPCGSFMLVLESCVCHRGVSVDSGHYVSLTRKAPFNVAEIRARKSDESSTSKDWLLFNDLMSSGKKVTEISFSDAMASEDPYILFYKIVEIDEDSDDVSSLGTARGDQDKYGSTLDKPARSALDTASGEQSLTSRNHSTTSQNSEKPIHFAERDERTVGVVPSSSSLVFTSFQSSRTPDLNVTDIDKFLKGLAAPAVSRTDLQELHIDSSESTSSLINRRFGRFALGNKSRSRSISRENDIQLSLLQDISPTEQFYLDIFCMYYWYQCAPDGSYVPSLDFYSDPGVELVTKEQINQAIATEEAADGGFMDRLNTTLQSLKKRGSIAGSSSASSLKGHHYHYHHHHHHPHYSKHHNQEKGLDAATGGDRGGVKTPVSNIAIDTSSPAALSANVLTPVADDSYRITTSGLNSYNVSSTSTSDRCSLSANDSLEGPSGPLAIDPLAIDPLAIDPTLSPETLVISSPTETVNNISNLAPGSITSAVSASSISVASDSTGYMSSPAASKVSSKVSSANMSPEPNLPPSTFTRQVGSDGATEDKMSELLSGTSMAPPTSSKKHKKKKSRKYAYT
- a CDS encoding uncharacterized protein (EggNog:ENOG41), coding for MSASIASASDNADSFHSDSEPAMKKQKFKRNYLACLNCRTRKVKCDLGDVDNPHGPPCARCKRERKECVFVVNKRGGVKNVRAGRLKKKLADERANTEDKTGSMDSDGTHSGLPISTPRQLLPAPGSGFSMSTLPGAHAHPAGSHVLPMGSTGSLNEKAIPQMLNSKSSTSSADTTVSSIPILARSHGLYDQYGYNLINTPRMHIDTPSAQSSVVTQEQSTRQVPPIKGSNAEQAGIAATDKETSSANQYKSSNGVGTSSSDSSHLYSDQPLTNNATMVFLAHIAGKIAHADQRDRIDGKVMVEQLEADMRERRSNSAVSVTPASPSILTKHSPISAEPSSDSIATELPKESFGHAGDLFPSIREDRLEMPPIQSTLSMRISPTARLSDIEYIGTDGIMTEPEARRLIKLFFTTMHPFFPYIPKELHDPDVLPGYPMLLCAILTVAARYHSFLEGDNTENADSATVSSFARINPPKAGESYPTSKSPDRHLKVHEQLWIYCQRLFSMTVWGESSSRSIGTLLSFLLFTEWNPRAIHFRWSDYANTPEDEPAQHEEYAGLSAMKRSELMSFMLIGTATRLSFLLPDHPLTFLATHVSETHAAIGLNKRSMLAETLAEADVNSPHWGFTNIQKATIELLQFFSLCYGTLYGHHPKFGSLNRYQNLAILDILSPILENWYQKYHRLLKPSKPHAVNFGHQSSKSQDQIDWLALSPKTRKDLANQIQRESLILDYYYTKLYLYSLALSGDTSVSINMANSKKGRNLRLDELVRYSRYVELAYKAAKEVLAVTQRVHRLRLLKFMPVRWVTRIIKSVSFIVKCYLTLTTNTPKPGSDTAKVGAAAGGEQSAILHLSVIPVEEIVSLLQKTAICLRDAAPDELHLCTRYSTILMYLCSQFKSKMRDSRERLVVDYESQIQHREDAEEAQTVKNAELNASVQATQSSDRSKVLHPAATDVSPTSIERSAFHSLGTAVNDGIEGSSSSPFQMHAPPDISLDPEAQANAARINSSDFTNADQEIFDEYFSNTDPSETLFTWFASNNSPGLDFVDQFTKEMEMEFINKGGNNLGKRSTEESNVNQESESNNSTTNN
- the UBC4 gene encoding Ubiquitin-conjugating enzyme E2 4, with product MSLKRINKELSDLGRDPPSQCSAGPVGDDLYHWQASIMGPPDSPYAGGVFFLTIHFPTDYPFKPPKIQFQTKIYHPNINSNGNICLDILKDQWSPALTISKVLLSICSLLTDANPDDPLVPEIAHVYKTDRPKYEATAREWTKKFAI